In Micromonospora sp. LH3U1, one genomic interval encodes:
- a CDS encoding class I SAM-dependent methyltransferase, with amino-acid sequence MSGAARHRPLGVVTRGTTNPNRLRRVDNWIVATCADRLLAAADPLVVDLGYGATPVTAVELRARLAAGVRPDVRLVGLEIDPARVAAAAPAADPPGLTFARGGFELAGLRPVLVRAFNVLRQYDESEVPDAWRTMTTALAPGGVLVEGTCDELGRLATWLLIDADGPRTLTLAAKLTTLGSPAELAERLPKALIHRNVPGEPVHDLIRALDDAWQAAAPYATFGPRQRWVRAVARLRETGWPILNGPNRWRQGELTLPWPLP; translated from the coding sequence ATGAGCGGTGCGGCGCGGCATCGGCCGCTCGGCGTGGTCACCCGGGGCACGACCAACCCGAACCGGCTCCGTCGGGTGGACAACTGGATCGTCGCCACCTGCGCCGACCGGCTGTTGGCGGCGGCCGACCCGTTGGTGGTCGACCTCGGCTACGGCGCCACCCCGGTGACCGCAGTCGAACTGCGCGCTCGGCTGGCGGCGGGGGTTCGTCCCGACGTACGGCTGGTCGGGTTGGAAATCGACCCGGCCCGTGTGGCCGCCGCGGCACCGGCCGCCGACCCACCTGGCCTGACGTTCGCCCGTGGCGGGTTCGAGTTGGCCGGGCTCCGGCCGGTGCTGGTCCGCGCGTTCAATGTGCTGCGGCAGTACGACGAGAGCGAGGTGCCCGACGCCTGGCGGACGATGACCACCGCGCTCGCCCCGGGTGGGGTACTCGTCGAGGGCACGTGCGACGAGTTGGGGCGGCTCGCCACCTGGCTGCTGATCGACGCCGACGGCCCCCGGACGCTGACCCTGGCAGCGAAGCTCACCACGCTGGGCAGCCCTGCCGAGTTGGCGGAGCGACTGCCCAAGGCACTGATCCACCGCAACGTCCCCGGTGAGCCGGTGCACGATCTGATCCGTGCGCTGGACGACGCCTGGCAGGCCGCCGCCCCCTACGCCACCTTCGGCCCCCGCCAACGCTGGGTGAGAGCGGTAGCCCGTCTACGCGAGACCGGCTGGCCCATCCTCAACGGCCCCAACCGCTGGCGCCAGGGCGAGTTGACCCTCCCCTGGCCCCTCCCCTAA
- the mshA gene encoding D-inositol-3-phosphate glycosyltransferase, with translation MAEMHTGVGRQRGAQPWPRPRRIATLSVHTSPLHQPGTGDAGGMNVYILEVARRLAEANVEVEIFTRATSGDLPPVVEMAPGVQVRHITSGPLEGLTKEELPGQLCAFTAGVLRAEASRPPGHYDLIHSHYWLSGQVGWLAKERWGVPLVHTAHTLAKVKNAQLAAGDRPEPKARVIGEEQVVAEADRLVANTRVEATDLLDRYDADPTRVSVVQPGVDLDRFRPAPGDRSAAAREARRRLGLPTDGYVVAFVGRIQPLKAPDVLIRAVAALRERDPALADQVTVVICGGPSGSGLDRPTALIELAARLGVTDGVRFLPPLTGDDLPALYRAADLVAVPSHNESFGLVALEAQACGTPVLAAAVGGLVTAVRDQVSGVLIDGHDPVDWARALGRLLPDQALRAVLARGAEQHARHFSWDRTVAGLLGVYGEAIAGHRARLAADLVADPALSCSW, from the coding sequence GTGGCGGAAATGCACACCGGTGTCGGACGTCAGCGAGGTGCCCAACCGTGGCCCCGCCCTCGCCGCATCGCCACCCTGTCGGTGCACACCTCCCCCCTGCATCAGCCGGGCACGGGCGACGCCGGCGGAATGAACGTCTACATCCTCGAGGTCGCCCGGCGACTCGCGGAGGCCAACGTCGAGGTGGAGATCTTCACCCGGGCCACCTCCGGTGACCTGCCCCCGGTGGTCGAGATGGCACCTGGCGTGCAGGTCCGGCACATCACCTCCGGCCCTCTGGAGGGCCTCACCAAGGAGGAGTTGCCCGGCCAGCTCTGCGCCTTCACCGCCGGGGTGCTGCGGGCCGAGGCGTCCCGCCCGCCCGGGCACTACGACCTGATCCACTCCCACTACTGGCTCTCCGGCCAGGTGGGCTGGCTGGCCAAGGAGCGTTGGGGGGTGCCGCTGGTGCACACCGCGCACACCCTGGCGAAGGTCAAGAACGCCCAGCTCGCGGCCGGCGACCGGCCAGAGCCCAAGGCCCGGGTGATCGGTGAGGAACAGGTGGTCGCCGAGGCGGACCGGCTGGTCGCCAACACCCGGGTCGAGGCCACCGACCTCCTTGACCGGTACGACGCCGACCCGACCCGGGTCTCCGTCGTGCAGCCTGGCGTCGACCTGGACCGGTTCCGGCCCGCGCCGGGCGACCGGTCCGCGGCCGCCCGCGAGGCTCGCCGCAGGCTGGGGCTGCCGACCGACGGGTACGTCGTCGCCTTCGTCGGTCGGATCCAGCCGCTCAAGGCGCCCGACGTGTTGATCCGCGCGGTCGCCGCCTTGCGGGAGCGCGACCCGGCGCTGGCCGACCAGGTGACCGTGGTGATCTGTGGCGGGCCCAGTGGCAGTGGGCTGGACCGACCGACCGCGCTGATCGAGCTGGCCGCCCGGCTCGGGGTCACCGACGGGGTGCGGTTCCTGCCGCCGCTCACCGGTGACGACCTGCCGGCCCTGTACCGGGCCGCCGATCTGGTCGCGGTGCCGTCGCACAACGAATCGTTCGGGCTGGTCGCCCTGGAGGCACAGGCCTGCGGTACGCCGGTGCTGGCCGCCGCCGTCGGAGGTCTGGTCACCGCCGTTCGGGATCAGGTGAGCGGCGTACTGATCGACGGGCACGACCCAGTCGACTGGGCCCGCGCGCTGGGCCGTCTGCTGCCGGACCAGGCCCTCCGGGCGGTGCTGGCCCGTGGCGCCGAGCAGCACGCGCGGCACTTCTCCTGGGACCGTACGGTCGCCGGTCTGCTCGGTGTGTACGGCGAGGCGATCGCCGGGCACCGTGCCCGGCTCGCGGCGGACCTGGTGGCCGACCCTGCGCTCTCCTGCTCCTGGTGA
- a CDS encoding YbjN domain-containing protein has translation MSPKSDLATLIESVCAERDLVWESTGPDSYAVTLPGTHKLKTVCNLIVGEHALRVEAFVMRQPDERREELWAWLLQRNARMYGVSFSTDAVGDVYLTGRVNPAGVDADELDRLFGAVLTYADESFDTMLEIGFGSSIRREYEWRVKRGESTANLAAFAHLFEPSGSGPDPA, from the coding sequence GTGAGCCCGAAGAGCGATCTTGCGACCCTGATCGAGTCGGTCTGTGCCGAGCGTGACCTGGTGTGGGAGTCGACCGGCCCCGACTCGTATGCGGTGACCCTGCCGGGCACCCACAAGCTCAAGACGGTCTGCAACCTGATCGTCGGTGAGCACGCGCTGCGGGTCGAGGCGTTCGTGATGCGTCAGCCGGACGAACGCCGTGAGGAGCTGTGGGCCTGGCTGTTGCAGCGCAACGCCCGGATGTACGGGGTCTCCTTCTCCACCGACGCGGTCGGCGACGTGTACCTGACCGGGCGGGTCAATCCGGCCGGCGTCGACGCCGACGAGTTGGACCGGTTGTTCGGTGCCGTGCTCACGTACGCCGACGAGTCGTTCGACACGATGTTGGAGATCGGCTTCGGCAGCTCGATCCGGCGCGAGTACGAGTGGCGGGTCAAGCGTGGCGAGTCGACCGCCAACCTGGCTGCGTTCGCCCATCTCTTCGAGCCCTCCGGCTCCGGCCCCGACCCGGCCTGA
- a CDS encoding MFS transporter, which produces MHALRRWWHDTAGGLPATFWYLWAGLLINRAGAFAMLFLSLYLTDVRGASVGLAGAVVGAYGAGGAAGTLLGGVLADRWGRRATLLAAHLVTAGLMVALAFSRPLLLIAVLSALVGVVHSMPGPAFVAAIVDVVPAERRSRAFNLQFWAFNLGMAVASLLAGVLAEASFTALFLVDAGATLTAAAVIGWKVPETLRLATPTAELPHATRPASRSVRPRRPGLHTALTDRTFLVFVGLTFVLAVLTMQTSTIMPLAMRADGLGPSAYGLVVALGGALIVVGQLFVPRLIDRHRKDVVLATSTALLALGFGALAVADELAIYLGAAVIWTVGSMLAAPPNAQINADLAPPQLRARYQSVFYLTFPAAAFVAPTLGGVSLQHLGDRHWLIVAGLGLLAALGHLLAGPSRERHVAALRRAASRESTTPVERVPAA; this is translated from the coding sequence GTGCACGCCCTGCGGCGCTGGTGGCACGACACCGCAGGCGGGCTCCCCGCCACCTTCTGGTACCTCTGGGCCGGCCTGCTGATCAACCGGGCCGGCGCGTTCGCCATGCTGTTCCTCTCGCTGTACCTCACCGACGTGCGCGGAGCGAGCGTTGGGCTGGCCGGCGCGGTGGTCGGCGCGTACGGGGCCGGCGGGGCAGCCGGAACGCTGCTCGGAGGGGTGCTTGCCGACCGGTGGGGCCGCCGGGCAACCCTGCTCGCCGCGCACCTCGTCACGGCCGGCCTGATGGTGGCGCTCGCCTTCAGCCGACCACTGCTCCTGATCGCGGTGCTCTCCGCGCTGGTCGGCGTGGTCCACTCGATGCCTGGTCCGGCGTTCGTCGCGGCAATCGTCGACGTGGTGCCCGCTGAACGCCGCTCGCGCGCGTTCAACCTCCAGTTCTGGGCGTTCAACCTCGGAATGGCGGTCGCCTCACTGCTCGCTGGGGTGCTGGCCGAGGCGAGCTTCACCGCGCTGTTCCTGGTCGACGCCGGCGCAACCCTGACCGCCGCCGCCGTGATCGGTTGGAAGGTGCCGGAGACCCTGCGACTGGCCACTCCCACGGCCGAACTCCCGCACGCCACCCGCCCGGCGTCGAGGTCCGTCCGGCCCCGCCGACCAGGACTGCACACCGCGCTCACCGACCGCACCTTCCTGGTCTTCGTCGGGCTCACCTTCGTGCTGGCCGTGCTCACCATGCAGACTTCGACGATCATGCCGCTGGCCATGCGCGCGGACGGCCTGGGCCCATCGGCGTACGGGCTGGTGGTGGCACTCGGCGGCGCGCTGATCGTGGTCGGGCAACTGTTCGTGCCCCGGCTGATCGATCGGCACCGCAAGGACGTCGTGCTGGCCACCTCCACCGCGCTGCTGGCGCTCGGCTTCGGGGCGCTCGCCGTCGCCGACGAGCTGGCCATCTACCTGGGTGCCGCAGTGATCTGGACGGTCGGCTCGATGCTCGCCGCCCCGCCGAACGCGCAGATCAACGCCGACCTGGCACCGCCGCAGCTACGGGCGCGGTACCAGTCCGTCTTCTACCTGACGTTCCCGGCCGCCGCCTTCGTCGCTCCCACTCTCGGCGGGGTGAGCCTGCAGCACCTCGGCGACCGGCACTGGTTGATCGTGGCCGGGCTGGGCCTGCTGGCCGCGCTCGGGCATCTACTTGCCGGGCCATCCCGGGAGCGGCACGTCGCCGCGCTGCGCCGGGCCGCCAGCCGGGAGTCGACAACGCCTGTGGAACGCGTGCCAGCCGCGTAA
- a CDS encoding SDR family oxidoreductase, with protein MTAIAIVTGASSGIGAATARRLAAEGFHVLAAARRAERLADLVAEITAAGGQATAVTCDITSDESVAGLAEAAAQAPGPVTLLVNNAGGARGLDPVESGSVADWQWMYDVNVLGTLRVTQALLPALEASGSGTIVVVSSTAGLTVYEGGGGYTAAKHAQTAIAGTLRLELCGRPLRVIEIDPGMVKTDEFGLVRFEGDAERAAAVYAGVPDPLVAEDVADCIAWCATRPEHVNVDRLVVRPRAQAAQHKVHRVS; from the coding sequence ATGACCGCCATCGCCATCGTCACCGGAGCGTCCAGCGGGATCGGCGCGGCCACGGCCCGCCGACTCGCCGCCGAGGGCTTCCACGTGCTCGCCGCCGCCCGCCGCGCCGAACGGCTCGCCGACCTGGTTGCCGAGATCACCGCCGCTGGCGGGCAGGCCACCGCGGTGACCTGCGACATCACCTCGGACGAGTCGGTGGCCGGGCTGGCCGAGGCCGCCGCCCAGGCACCCGGACCGGTCACCCTGCTGGTCAACAACGCCGGCGGAGCGCGTGGGCTGGACCCGGTGGAGTCCGGCTCGGTCGCCGACTGGCAGTGGATGTACGACGTCAACGTGCTCGGCACGCTGCGGGTCACTCAGGCGCTGCTGCCGGCGCTGGAGGCGTCCGGCTCCGGCACCATCGTGGTGGTCTCCTCCACCGCCGGCCTGACCGTGTACGAAGGCGGGGGCGGCTACACCGCGGCGAAGCACGCACAGACCGCCATCGCCGGCACACTCCGTCTGGAGTTGTGCGGCCGACCGCTGCGGGTGATCGAGATCGACCCGGGCATGGTGAAGACCGACGAGTTCGGGCTGGTCCGCTTCGAGGGCGACGCGGAACGGGCCGCCGCCGTCTACGCCGGGGTGCCCGATCCGTTGGTCGCCGAGGACGTCGCCGACTGCATCGCCTGGTGCGCCACCCGCCCCGAACACGTCAACGTCGACCGCCTGGTGGTCCGGCCGCGGGCGCAGGCAGCCCAGCACAAGGTGCACCGGGTCTCCTGA